TGACCTATATTCAAATTACAcctcaatcattttttttcgCAGCTCTGTCCTCCGTCAGCGCCGCCTCCACACTGTACGGAACACCGGAGAACACGCGCGCCATTCCTCGCCACGGGCCGCCTGACAGATGCACGCTAACAGAGTGTAACAGCAGCGCGCTGTATGTGAACCCGACACCAGGCTGGAAATGCCAGAGTGCCGGCGAGCGGCCGCGGCATGCTGCTCGACCGGACGGGTGGGAAAATCTGGAGcaacgtctgtgtgtgtgtgtgtgtgtgtgtgtgtgtgtgcagctcagaGAGGTTCACACAGTGACCTGTAAAGTACGAAGGAGGAGGAAGTAAGACATAATGTCCCTTTAATCGTTTTAACTGTGTCTACGTCCCAACGAGGCTCCTGTAGAAAAACACCTGGCCACAACTGTCAAAAAGCATGAACTCGATAATAATTCCCACAACAtctttacactgtaaaactTCACTGAACCTGCATTAATTTAAATCTGCGATATCTGCTTTCACAGaacaccactcactctcccacaccaaagcccatagagaaaatcagtgattttaacatcgcagcacacaggagttgttgatccactgctgcctccatcactaagttcaaatgtgttatttttgtgaattcggcatttgaaatccagCATTCAGATTTAGTTAAATGACACAttctgaccacacgaggcagccgtagaccagcagctcctgtgtccctgtaaGCTTAAACCATTGATTTTTGGTGTGGACCTGGATAGTCCATAATATTTAGCATTTGTTGGCTCAACTTTAGACATACTAAGCTAAAGTGTGTTTGAATATGTGTTTAATTTCTTCAAAATAAGAATATTGTTTCGTTTTTGTAGACTTAGAAAGagccttttaaatgtactttgcACAGAAGAGTCAACTGTTTATGCAATCTGCATTCTCACCATTACATGTCACTAAAGGCCTCATCGACACGGAAAAACTTCCCCAAATACGATCTTTATCCTTTTTCGTTCTTTACaacattttctgtaaacacagtAATGTTTTTAAGAAATTCATACATGGTAAAACTCTCCAAAAATGACTCTAAACACTGTCGTACATTTGCcgggcctgtatgtggcgctgtaacactgctaTGGAAATGATGCTAGCACTGTGTACAAAACTTCAGGTCTTGCACTTCAGGTCTCCTAAACGCAGATTCCGCGTATCAGACTAAACGTTACGATACGTTACAAAACTTCTGCGGACTGTCACATTCTTTGTTATCGGAACCCGGAATTTCTGGATACCCAccatacaaacacatgaacacttctgtcgtatttgtttcacgattaaatcagtcgtacacgtAGTACTATTAAATGTTTAGTCGTAAACATGTTGCTATGCTATTAATGTGCACTTAATACCACATTCAGCATCCATGTTCAACGGGAACACAGTAAACGCTGACTTCCCAGTTCCGATTTTAGCGGAAACACAACGTAGCAttgttctcacacactggacctttaactccGAGTATTCACAACAAactatttctgatttttcttaaaaatgcaCACAGATTGCTAGATACATTTGTTACTAATAATATACTTTTTACGACTTCTCAATCAGAACGCGATacactcccagttccgacttccCAGTTCCGATGTAAGCGGAAACAGAACAtagcacactggacctttaactccGAGCGTTCACAACAAACTATGACCGATTTTTCCAGGTAACCAGGTTACGGGCAGAACGTGACATTGACACTCGTAATAACATaccataataacaacattaCGAAGCTAAAACACCGGGTGACCTCACACTGAACCGAACCGGAGCTGGAGGCCACGGATTTACCCCAGCAACCGAAAACACCCTCACGAAAACAGCCAAACACGGTCCCCACGaagcagaaaaagacaaaaagacacgGGGGGGAAATGTGTCCACGGGCCGCGGTGGTGTTATAAAGGCATCATACAGCGTCACAGTGTGGATTAAAGTGGCAGTAAAACACTGGAGAGCTGTCTCGATCTGCTGGTTAGCtctctaaaaataaacctgacagacacagagaagaagaagctggagaCGCTTTCATTCTCCTGTTTTTTACCCCTTTAAATCCACACATTCACACCGCACACGTCTCCCTTTCATGACATTATACTGTTAATTAAATTAACACGgggggacacaaaaaaaagacaatttctgTGATAATCCCTGTCTGTTTTGTTAGTGATTGACCGCAGCTGCTAGCTTCATTCACTCATCCCCTGTCATTTCTCGTAGACCACACTCGGCGGCGCGTCCCTGACACACTGCCCGGGCTGAGGCGCCCCGCGGCCGGATACACAGGCTGTGCTCACCCGTCGGAAGGACCGAGGCTCCGGGCTTCTTGGTTAACATGGCGgccgctcctctcctctcctctgggcACACAGAGGCAGGacgcctcctcttcctccatccgcagctcctcctcttcctcctcccactTCCCCCTCCCCTCCGGAATCACTCGTCAACTCACGGCGTCACTGAcgaaacaataataataacacttatGTCAACAACACCGTCATAATGCACGTTTTTCCCCTTTAAATTCACTGTTTGTACACGTGTCGTTACACACTTTGaatttgttttctaatttaaaCGCATGTCTTCAAATCTTATACGATTTGTATGATTAGAAACTTtgtgaaataatataaatgaaaatattatgaTGATATTGCACTGATATCACAACAAAAACTGTACACTAAGCTAAGGACATTACAATTactacattattattagtactatttaaaatgtacttacaaACAAATTTACGATTCGAAAGTTATTGGTACGCTTTctcaaagaaatacattttgtgACTGTGCAGACTGGACAGTGTGCACTGACTGTGTATGATCGCCATCTGCTGGACTGGAATGAGAGCACAAATACGCGTGTGCAGAATGCTAGACTGATGCGTACCTGCGTCTTATTACAGCGCCCCCTACACGTAGACCTTGCATAGGCAAGCTCGCTctcagacttttccaacaggacacTGACTTGTTTCCACACCAGAGTCCATGGAGAATATCActgatggagctgctggtctactgctgcctcctgtggtcactttgtgtcactgaggcaaatctgaacaaaggatttcaaaagccgaattctCAAATGGATCAgtgcagtggatcaacaactcctgtctgctgtgaaattaaaatcactgattttctctatggggtttggtgtgggagagtgagtggcttacgaacttcagtttcctgttttaaatgtgttcgcAAGACATTGCAGACGATCAAAGATTGAACTTTGTGTCAATAtaacacaaatatcacaaaatatCAACCAATCACTctaccacaccaaagtccatagagaaaagcaacaATTttagacacaggagctgctggtctactgctgcctcgtgtggtcactttgtgtcactgacggaAAATCtcaatgaaggatttcaaaagctgaagtcgaaataataacacatttgaacttactgatcggaggcagcagtggatgtgtgtgtgtgtgtgtgtctgtgtgtgtgtgttaaagccTGTTGTTAATTGGCCGAATCGTTCTGCTCGTCTTCATTCACTGTTTTCCATCATCTTTTTactcagtatgtgtgtgtgtgtgtgtgacattgttGCCTAGAGACcaacaacatgtttacatcagAGAAACAGTTTCGCCGACCTGCTGTTGCTCCTGGGCCATGAGACGCTGACAGTCATgtttgttctccctgtgtgtgtgtgtgtgtgtctcaggtttCACAGCTTTTAGTTAAATTACAGAGTGGATCTCACTTatgcaacactgacacacacacacacacacacaaacatgatctgactcagcagaaaacacatgacatcatcctctgtctgactctgtCTGTCCCAGGTTTTAGTAGAAACGTCCTGGATGACGTCACTGAagattttgtctgtgtgtgtgatgtcatcaccaCTTAGTCTTCACTCCCAggtctgtttattttattactgtgaATATGATTAATAAACAAGGTGTGTTCGTATTGGAGAGCACATTGTtcatgatttttaaatgttaaaggaCATATTTATTTGCTATTTGCATGAGCCTTGTGTTCGTGTTGTCACCTGAAGCAGACAACACGTCGAAAAGTAAAACTTTCTTTAAAAGGAGCCTATTTTATGGAGAATTatgtaattaatttaaaaagacagagcagaattactgtatattttactataaaaacattattacattagTTTAGAAATATAGAGCTGAtaattattctttaaaaaaatgtcaaattgttttccaaaaacagctgttttcttaacattttaaagaaagaaatattaaattaaCAATACTTTTATGGGAacaaatatttcattcatttacaaagacagCTTAATTGTATTTGACTATaaaattgtttgattttgaaagaaATCTAACTCAAGAAAGAACTTTGCTAATTTTCCATCAAATAACCTCATTAATTTATAgattttcacaaataaagaataaatatatCATTATTTCACAAACACGGGCCAGAAATTCAGTTTTCATGAAAAAACCTTTGACATAAATTCAGCTTTCTGTGATTCTGTTTTTTACAATGATTTAGAATTATGTTATAATGGCAAATTTCTAATTTTATTAGAAATGATGTCATTGAACAAGAAAAACACCagattgttttattgaaaaagTGTCTCATGAATTCAGAAAACTGCATAATTTCAGTCTGATATTAGAAaaagtgattcatttatttcagaaaacacGCAATGGTTCTTAAATTGTtcataaaaagtgttttgtcaCAATTACGTATTTCATGTAGAAAAACAGACCTTTTTATTCAATCCGCTCGTAGAATCTATAAAACCACAGTTTTTAAGATACAAGACTGCCATCTGGCGGTGTGGTGGTGTTATGACTGCGGACGGAGGAGAAATAAAGTGGCGGCAAAAACCAATCACCGGTGTCAAAATGGCGGCCGGACGCGGCGAGTTTTACTCGAGTGTTGCGGAGGGTTTTCTGAGGCTGTCTGCTCAGCTCGCTCCACCGGCTCCTGGTACACGAGCACCGGctctcagcagcagaggagtgCCCGGTCCCGGCAGACGACAAGCCGAACCGGAGAGAAGACGCGCAGGAGGCCGAGGGAGGgggaagaagagggggagaCAACTGCCGCAAGCAGAACCGCCGGCTGGCAAGGTTGAAACCAGGTGAGCCGCCCGCCATGTTGACGTCACTGTTTTACACTTTTAATTAAGGATAAGAAATATTTCCTCTTGTGTTtattaataattttatttatgtatgtattagcAACCCAAAAGAAGGAACACGCACAAAACACGGAGCAGATTTACTCAAAGTCAGAGATTCTTCATCTAAAGACAACTACTTGGAAAGGTGAGTCAGCAAATTAATGCTGCCGCCATCTTTGTTATTGTGCTTTGAAATACATTTAAGCagttagcagatgcttttaatccaaagcaacttacaaaagaggaataaactaCATATACTTCACTAGATAGGAGCGTGTTTGattgttaaatgtgtgatatttacGCAGGTTTATCGGCAGGAATTTTACTTATTATACATGGATAAttatatttaaagtaaaaaaccGTGTGGTTTGAAGTCATTTCCAACTTCAACCAAGACATTATGATCCTAAAGTTGTGGTTTTGCGTGGATAAAAAGCTACAAAACTTTTGCAAATTCTCCTAAAACTTGTTGTGTATAAGCATTAActgtgtgttccatttgtagtcgcaACTTGGAATTTCCTACTTGTTAACCTGGTTAATAACacttctgtcttatttgtttttcacgGAAATCAGTCGTACACGTAATACTGttcgatattttttttttttatctgtggacATTTTGCTACATGGTACCGACTGATATTGCTAAGAACGACTAGCCCAGGATTCGTTTGTgccaatatttttgtttttgcactctAGCTGTCGAGCTAAACAAAACATGATATtaatgttaaagggatagttcttttttttttttgaagagtCATTTAACTCCATGCTACCATGTTTTCAGTCTAATGATATTTGTCGTGCTTCAACCTCCCTAATTGTCCGTGGTTTTTGATTGGCTAAATCACacgtggaaaaaacaactgtaacaagttgttgcttcttctttttcctcaggTTACCGACCGAGATCCTGATCAAGATCCTGTCGTACCTCAACGCACCTTCACTGTTCTGCATCAGTCATGTTAGCAAACTCTTCCTCCGGCTTGCCAACGACGAGTGAGTCCAACACGTTGAACACAACGTGTACTCTCTTTAAATGGGTTAATTCAAATGCTCCCTCAGAAGGAGGCGGGGCATTAAGTTTGTAAAGTATCTGCAGCTGAACGTCTGGCAACCTGTAAACGTTGTATCATCGCAGCGTCGTGTGGCAGAAGATTTACATGTCAGAGTTTATGAGTCAGACGTGGAAACCGAGGACGGCGGACGTTTTGGAGACAAAGGGCGTCGCCACGGAGATGGAGGACCAGTTGGTGGGTCACTGGAAGAAGATGTACTTCAGGACTGTGGCTGGACAAGAGATGGACAAGTGGAGGAGAGAACTGAAGGCCAAGAGTCCATACACGGGGCTGCCGCGCCAGACCGAGTGGGTCCTCAGGTACCGCAGCAGATTTAAGAACACAACAAAAGTGATTACTGCTGaaagtaatctgattacatcACGTGATGGGTAATAAATGGGTAATCCGATTACATAATATATCTCAATAAAAGGGTGATGAATTTGTTTAAACAGGTAATCTGGTTACATGATTTATCATAGTGAATTGGTGATTAATTGGTCTGaacaaatgacaacatgatgCATTTCAATTAAAGGCTAATCGGATTAATTTAAGAGGATTGGAAAACAGATAATCTGATCACATATTGCAGTTTGACTAGTAATCTGATTACATAATGAACCTAATGTATAGGTAATCTGTTTACTCGACACAGTTTGAATAGATTCTGTTTGTATAATGCAGATTGGTTAATGGCTAATCTGGTTATTTGCTGTTGATTATAAACAGGTGAGTTACATTGTGTAGTTTGATTAATCggtaatctgattttaaaatgtaactcaTTACATGGATGCAGAATGCACTTCAATAAAGGTGTAATCTGATTAATTAATGCAGATTAATCAATAGGTATTGTAACTATGGAATTCTGATTTCTAAAAGTGTAATCTGATTAGTTAAAGGGGTTGTTGAACAGTTAATCTGATTACATGATGTAGTCGTCTAAAAGAAGTTAGGTTGATCACATCATGCATCTTAATACAACAACATTATGTGGCTTTTATAAATGGCTTGTCTTTTTTATAATCTGATTTGTAAATGATCTGTTTGCAGATTAAACAGGTAATCTGAGTACAGgacacagtttgtgtgtttgaaaccTCCCCTCCAGGAACCTGAACATGAGTTGGGAGTTGACGGTGCACGACCGCTCTGGCTCGGAGAGTTGCCTCCACATGAGTCGAGCGCACTTCTCTGAATCGTCGGTCATCGTATGCTGGAACAAATGCAACTTCTCCAGCCATCGACACATCGCCAGTATCCAGCTGCACGGTGTCAGGAAGGAGGCGCCCAAGAGTCTGAAAATCgggtagtaaaaaaaacaacaaaaaaaacacatttacctgCAGCTCGTCCACAAGCGTCACCTGACCTCCTCCTGACCTCTGTCACGTCTCCAGGAAGGACTGGAGGTCTCTGATTTTAAGAGTGGACAGGGATTCGCCTCGCCGCGTCATCGGCAAAGACAAACTCATGAAACTGGTTCATGTGTCGCCCGGTGTTATCATTGGTGTCTGGAGGGTAAGAGTTCACGGGGGAGAATGGCGAGGATTCAGCTGGTACCATGTATGaacgcatgtgtgtgtatgtgaggacagGGTCAGGGAAACGTGGCCTTCATCATGATCAGCCTTCACTTCCACAAGCTCGTGGAGAAGAGTCTGCTCGGTTCTCCG
The nucleotide sequence above comes from Solea senegalensis isolate Sse05_10M linkage group LG3, IFAPA_SoseM_1, whole genome shotgun sequence. Encoded proteins:
- the LOC122766244 gene encoding F-box only protein 15-like isoform X2 codes for the protein MAAGRGEFYSSVAEGFLRLSAQLAPPAPGTRAPALSSRGVPGPGRRQAEPERRRAGGRGRGKKRGRQLPQAEPPAGKVETRLPTEILIKILSYLNAPSLFCISHVSKLFLRLANDDVVWQKIYMSEFMSQTWKPRTADVLETKGVATEMEDQLVGHWKKMYFRTVAGQEMDKWRRELKAKSPYTGLPRQTEWVLRNLNMSWELTVHDRSGSESCLHMSRAHFSESSVIVCWNKCNFSSHRHIASIQLHGVRKEAPKSLKIGKDWRSLILRVDRDSPRRVIGKDKLMKLVHVSPGVIIGVWRGQGNVAFIMISLHFHKLVEKSLLGSPACPYSGPVERPLSCSWDPKLGLHGYTLHFVLHNTGTAIMSGHSRQLSCRTVQIQHGLLELRFINRTNVSQHRSLSGNVNLPWKSDSLEGSVENCCIMTMTLLDESQEPFWCVSSPICIRMAEKPPRSDYSGECFLMDYRDADGKVKMELVWLKEEKQFFLFGLTVYVSVFKVYKYYGRSS
- the LOC122766244 gene encoding F-box only protein 15-like isoform X1 gives rise to the protein MAAGRGEFYSSVAEGFLRLSAQLAPPAPGTRAPALSSRGVPGPGRRQAEPERRRAGGRGRGKKRGRQLPQAEPPAGKVETSNPKEGTRTKHGADLLKVRDSSSKDNYLERLPTEILIKILSYLNAPSLFCISHVSKLFLRLANDDVVWQKIYMSEFMSQTWKPRTADVLETKGVATEMEDQLVGHWKKMYFRTVAGQEMDKWRRELKAKSPYTGLPRQTEWVLRNLNMSWELTVHDRSGSESCLHMSRAHFSESSVIVCWNKCNFSSHRHIASIQLHGVRKEAPKSLKIGKDWRSLILRVDRDSPRRVIGKDKLMKLVHVSPGVIIGVWRGQGNVAFIMISLHFHKLVEKSLLGSPACPYSGPVERPLSCSWDPKLGLHGYTLHFVLHNTGTAIMSGHSRQLSCRTVQIQHGLLELRFINRTNVSQHRSLSGNVNLPWKSDSLEGSVENCCIMTMTLLDESQEPFWCVSSPICIRMAEKPPRSDYSGECFLMDYRDADGKVKMELVWLKEEKQFFLFGLTVYVSVFKVYKYYGRSS
- the LOC122766244 gene encoding F-box only protein 15-like isoform X3 → MAAGRGEFYSSVAEGFLRLSAQLAPPAPGTRAPALSSRGVPGPGRRQAEPERRRAGGRGRGKKRGRQLPQAEPPAGKVETSNPKEGTRTKHGADLLKVRDSSSKDNYLERLPTEILIKILSYLNAPSLFCISHVSKLFLRLANDDVVWQKIYMSEFMSQTWKPRTADVLETKGVATEMEDQLVGHWKKMYFRTVAGQEMDKWRRELKAKSPYTGLPRQTEWVLRNLNMSWELTVHDRSGSESCLHMSRAHFSESSVIVCWNKCNFSSHRHIASIQLHGVRKEAPKSLKIGKDWRSLILRVDRDSPRRVIGKDKLMKLVHVSPGVIIGVWRGQGNVAFIMISLHFHKLVEKSLLGSPACPYSGPVERPLSCSWDPKLGLHGYTLHFVLHNTGTAIMSGHSRQLSCRTDPARTVGAEVHQPDQRVAAQVAVGKREPAVEERLSGGFSGELLHHDDDAPRRVPGTLLVRQLSHLYPDGREAAALGLQRRVLPDGLPGRRR